The following proteins are encoded in a genomic region of Spirosoma sp. SC4-14:
- the sufC gene encoding Fe-S cluster assembly ATPase SufC — protein MLSISNLQAFIGEKQILKGLDLEVNAGEVHAIMGPNGAGKSTLASVLAGREDYEVTGGSVLFDGKDLLEMAPEERAAEGIFLAFQYPVEIPGVSTTNFLKTAMNEIRKYRGQESLDAVQFLKLMKEKMKLVNIDQSLLSRSLNEGFSGGEKKRNEIFQMAMLEPKLAILDETDSGLDIDALRIVADGVNKLRSPERATIVVTHYQRLLDYIVPDYVHVLYQGRIVKSGPKELALELEEKGYDWIKAEAHV, from the coding sequence ATGTTATCGATCAGCAATTTACAAGCCTTTATTGGCGAGAAGCAAATATTAAAAGGCCTCGACCTGGAAGTCAATGCCGGTGAAGTTCACGCAATTATGGGCCCCAATGGGGCTGGCAAGAGCACCCTGGCATCTGTTCTGGCCGGTCGGGAAGATTATGAAGTAACGGGAGGTAGCGTATTGTTTGATGGCAAAGACCTGCTCGAAATGGCTCCTGAAGAACGGGCCGCCGAAGGTATTTTTCTGGCCTTTCAGTACCCGGTCGAAATTCCGGGCGTAAGCACAACCAACTTTCTGAAAACGGCTATGAACGAAATCCGTAAATATCGCGGACAGGAATCGCTCGATGCCGTTCAGTTTCTGAAACTCATGAAAGAGAAAATGAAACTGGTCAACATCGATCAGTCGTTGCTGAGCCGTTCGCTGAATGAAGGCTTTTCGGGCGGGGAGAAAAAACGGAACGAAATTTTTCAGATGGCCATGCTGGAGCCAAAACTAGCCATTCTGGACGAAACCGATTCAGGTCTGGACATCGATGCGCTGCGAATTGTGGCCGACGGGGTTAATAAACTTCGCTCACCAGAACGCGCAACCATTGTTGTAACGCACTATCAGCGCCTGTTGGATTATATCGTTCCCGACTACGTTCACGTCCTGTATCAGGGTCGTATTGTGAAATCAGGCCCTAAAGAACTGGCCCTCGAACTCGAAGAAAAAGGGTACGATTGGATTAAAGCCGAAGCACATGTATAG
- a CDS encoding putative Ig domain-containing protein: MASSQNRRLFLWLAISLLTSLGNQVKAQSTSTSLAVTKQVDKTKANLGDTLAYTVTLTNNGSSTVNNIDVRDSLGLGIRFLPASVNTPNGSNFNQGSPISIWHIGSLSAGQSLKLTFQAVADSMGVLYARATIPGATAGICTSIPVKVCPGTTISSLLTAPAGRMGYHWFKNGSEITDQTTNILYISSTGTYSVRIDNGNDKCNDISCCDLIIEEDPIPTFQAQAIAATCDGNSPRANGQIVLANFNSIHTYQYSEGSSFNAGASLSGGAKRIPANGIIASNLNNPSGNKQYTIRVYNTAGCYTDHTVTLTPTTCSAQPKLAVVLTPGSCDASSNLYSVSGTISLTAAIASTLTITDGNATTTVSITNGQTSATFTLGGLTSGTGNHTLSIAGNGYTTLSSTYSAPVSCNSNPPTNTAPTVANVLAPQSATVGQAFSYSIPANTFTDKETPNTLTVTVAGLANGLSFTAPATISGTLSSTAGSPLTITVTATDAGGLSVSTPLVLNLYPANVTNPGTFAITSVNTLTCVSVSTTQRQVTFQPVYSGIDGSAIAFTVLNELASTTNSGPYTLRLYTDNPTITLQAQQAGKTATYSYNWLANCSSQPTNTAPTVANALAPQSATVGQAFSYSIPPNTFTDKETPNSLTITVAGLTNGLSFSAPATISGTPSSTVGSPLTLTVTATDAGGLSISTPMRLTIAPATVTNPTPFTITAVNTLSCVALSTTQRQITFQPTYAGTDATPITLSSVGALASTTATGPFTVQLYTDNPTITLQAQQAGKTATYSYNWLANCSSQPTNTAPTVANALAPQSATVGQAFTYSIPNNTFTDKETPNSLTITVAGLTNGLSFTAPATISGTPSSTVGSPLTLTVTATDAGGLAVSTPMLLTIAPATVTNPTPFTITAVNTLSCVALSTTQRQITFQPTYAGTDATPITLSSVGALASTTATGPFTVQLYTDNPTITLQAQQAGKTATYSYNWLANCSSQPTNTAPTVANVLAPQSATVGEAFTYSIPANTFTDKETPNSLTITVAGLTNGLSFTAPTTISGTPSTTVGSPLTLTVTATDAGGLAVSTPMLLTIVPQPAPTNTAPTVANALAPQSATVGQAFTYSIPANTFTDKETPNSLTITVAGLTNGLSFSAPATISGTPSSTVGSPLTLTVTATDAGGLSISTPMLLTIVPQPAPTNTAPTVANALAPQSATVGEAFTYSIPNNTFTDKETPNSLTITVAGLTNGLSFSAPATISGTPSSTVGSPLTLTVTATDAGGLAVSTPMLLTIVPQPAPTNTAPTVANALAPQSATVGEAFTYSIPANTFTDKETPNSLTITVAGLTNGLSFSAPATISGTPSSTVGSPLTLTVTATDAGGLSISTPMRLTIAPATVTNPTPFTITAVNTLSCVALSTTQRQISFQPTYAGTDATPITLSSVGALASTTATGPFTVQLYTDNPTITLQAQQAGKTATYSYNWLANCSSQPTNTAPTVANALAPQSATVGQAFTYSIPASTFTDKETPNSLTITVAGLTNGLSFTAPTTISGTPSTTVGSPLTLTVTATDAGGLAVSTPMLLTIVPQPAPVNTAPTVANALTPQSATVGQAFTYSIPANTFTDKETPNSLTITVAGLTNGLSFTAPATISGTPSTTVGSPLTLTVTATDAGGLSISTPMRLTIAPATVTNPTPFTITAVNTLSCVALSTTQRQITFQPIYSGLDGSPVSFSVVNELVPTTQAGPYTLKLYTDNPTVTLQAQQTDKTASYKYNWLANCEAAPSNTAPTVAHVLAPQSATVGQAFSYSIPANTFTDKETPNNLTIAVAGLTNGLSFSAPATISGTPSTTVGSPLTLTVTATDAGGLSISTPMRLTIVPQPAPVNTAPTVANALAPQSATVGEAFTYSIPASTFTDKETPNSLTITVAGLTNGLSFTAPATISGTPSTTVGSPLTLTVTATDAGGLAVSTPMLLTIAPATVTNPTPFTITAVNTLSCVALSTTQRQISFQPTYAGTDATPITLSSVGALASTTATGPFTVQLYTDNPTITLQAQQAGKTATYSYNWLANCSSQPTNTAPTVANALAPQSATVGQAFSYSIPPNTFTDKETPNSLTITVAGLTNGLAFSAPATISGTPSSTVGSPLTLTVTATDAGGLAVSTPMLLTIAPATVTNPTPFTITAVNTLSCVALSTTQRQITFQPTYSGLDGSPVSFSVVNELVPTTQAGPYTLTLYTDNPTVTLQAQQTDKTASYKYNWLANCGNTEAPVNTAPTVANALAPQSATVGEAFTYSIPANTFTDKETPNSLTITVAGLTNGLSFTAPTTISGTPSTTVGSPLTLTVTATDAGGLSISTPMLLTIVPQPAPVNTAPTVANALAPQSATVGQAFTYSIPNNTFTDKETPNSLTIAVAGLTNGLSFSAPATISGTPSTTVGSPLTLTVTATDAGGLSISTPMRLTIVPATVTNPTPFTITAVNTLSCVALSTTQRQITFQPIYSGLDGSPVSFSVVNELVPTTQAGPYTLKLYTDNPTVTLQAQQTDKTASYKYNWLASCGANSAPGNSAPTAASAITVAVTPGSCDPTTDHYSITGAINLTAATAGTLLVTDGTSTTVVTILDGQTLARFTLAGLPSGTGSHTVTITGTDYPTASTTYIAPESCAIGITTSATAGACNALSNQYDVSGVLSLTNAQNGIATITDGVYSTTVSVSAGNVSIPYSLTGLLSGTGGHTITVDYLSQIVSTTYTAPEACTVSAVCSLTTVVTPGACENVTNTYSATAVVSLSNSTTGIVTVTNGIQSFTFAATVTPSATFTAVFDGLLSDGNSHTIVASLPNCSTLTTTYTAPGSCTQVAGSQLSLFKQVDKSKAYMGDTLSYTLILTNIGSTAATNVVVRDSATTGLTYVANSATAPVGTTFTTGVTTNTWLIATLSPAQSLTLTLKAKADSTGILHSTATIPGDTATVCTTIPVKVCAGDEYLYRLTAPLGYATYQWYKDGQAILGATTNSLDVSTPGSYSLAVDNAIGQCPDFSCCPFIVEEDSLPTFQAIAIPATCIGNKPQTNAQLVLSNVQTGYTYQYSAGATFDEAAPLSGSAQVIPVGGTIASNLPSPAVAQAYTIRVYNSSGCYTDVTVLLQPTVCGCPAEICVPFVIQQTKRGPRIGDAR; encoded by the coding sequence CACAACCATTTCGTCGCTTCTGACCGCACCTGCGGGCCGTATGGGCTATCACTGGTTTAAAAATGGATCAGAAATAACAGACCAGACAACTAATATTCTATACATTTCCTCAACAGGAACGTACAGTGTACGTATCGATAACGGCAATGATAAATGTAATGATATTTCGTGCTGTGATCTGATTATTGAGGAAGATCCTATCCCAACGTTTCAGGCACAGGCTATTGCTGCCACTTGTGACGGCAATAGCCCTCGGGCAAATGGACAAATTGTACTGGCAAATTTTAACTCGATCCACACCTATCAGTATTCGGAAGGATCGAGCTTCAATGCGGGTGCTTCGCTTTCGGGAGGAGCTAAGCGTATACCAGCCAACGGTATCATTGCCAGCAATCTTAATAATCCTTCGGGCAACAAACAGTATACCATCCGAGTCTATAATACGGCTGGATGTTATACCGACCATACGGTAACCCTGACCCCAACTACCTGTTCGGCACAACCAAAATTGGCGGTAGTTTTAACGCCTGGCTCCTGCGATGCGTCTTCAAATTTATATTCCGTATCCGGAACAATCTCGCTAACTGCCGCTATAGCCAGCACGCTTACCATTACTGACGGTAATGCAACAACAACAGTTTCGATTACCAACGGTCAAACCTCTGCAACATTTACACTAGGAGGGCTAACTTCGGGAACAGGAAATCATACTCTTTCTATTGCAGGAAACGGTTATACAACACTATCATCTACTTATTCAGCACCTGTTTCCTGTAATTCTAACCCACCCACCAACACCGCCCCAACGGTGGCCAATGTGCTGGCTCCCCAGTCGGCTACCGTCGGGCAGGCATTCTCCTATAGCATTCCGGCCAACACCTTTACCGACAAGGAAACGCCCAATACCCTGACAGTAACTGTTGCCGGGCTCGCTAATGGGTTGAGTTTTACGGCTCCCGCAACTATTTCAGGAACATTATCCTCAACAGCGGGTTCACCATTAACGATTACTGTTACCGCTACTGATGCTGGTGGACTTTCGGTGAGTACACCCTTAGTGCTCAACTTATATCCTGCCAATGTTACTAACCCCGGAACGTTCGCCATTACGTCCGTAAACACACTCACCTGTGTTAGCGTCTCAACCACTCAGCGGCAAGTTACTTTCCAGCCTGTTTATAGTGGTATTGATGGATCGGCTATTGCGTTTACGGTTCTAAACGAATTGGCATCTACCACCAATTCGGGGCCTTACACACTGCGTTTATATACCGACAATCCGACCATCACCCTTCAGGCCCAGCAAGCGGGCAAGACGGCGACTTACAGCTACAATTGGCTGGCGAACTGTAGCAGCCAGCCCACCAACACCGCTCCAACGGTGGCCAATGCCCTGGCTCCCCAGTCGGCTACCGTCGGGCAGGCATTCTCCTACAGCATTCCACCCAACACCTTTACCGATAAGGAAACACCTAATAGCCTGACCATCACCGTGGCTGGGCTCACCAATGGGCTGAGCTTCTCGGCACCCGCTACCATTTCGGGAACACCTTCTTCGACTGTGGGATCGCCCCTGACACTGACCGTCACGGCTACCGATGCCGGTGGGCTATCCATCAGCACACCAATGCGGCTGACTATTGCTCCGGCTACAGTCACCAACCCAACCCCCTTCACCATCACAGCCGTCAATACCCTGAGCTGCGTGGCCCTCTCCACTACTCAACGCCAAATCACCTTCCAGCCCACTTACGCCGGTACCGATGCCACACCCATCACGCTCAGTTCAGTAGGCGCACTAGCCTCTACCACAGCCACAGGACCGTTCACCGTTCAGCTCTATACCGACAATCCGACCATCACCCTTCAGGCCCAGCAAGCGGGCAAGACGGCGACTTACAGCTACAATTGGCTGGCGAACTGTAGCAGCCAGCCCACCAACACCGCTCCAACGGTGGCCAATGCCCTGGCTCCCCAGTCGGCTACCGTCGGGCAGGCATTCACTTATAGCATTCCAAACAACACCTTTACCGATAAGGAAACACCCAACAGCCTGACCATCACCGTGGCTGGGCTCACCAATGGGCTGAGCTTCACCGCACCCGCTACCATTTCGGGAACACCTTCTTCGACTGTGGGATCGCCATTAACGCTGACCGTCACGGCTACCGATGCCGGTGGGCTCGCTGTCAGCACACCAATGCTGCTGACTATTGCTCCAGCTACAGTCACCAACCCAACCCCCTTCACCATCACAGCCGTCAATACCCTGAGCTGTGTGGCCCTCTCCACTACTCAACGCCAAATCACCTTCCAGCCCACTTACGCCGGTACCGATGCCACACCCATCACACTCAGTTCAGTAGGCGCACTAGCCTCTACCACAGCCACAGGACCGTTCACCGTTCAGCTCTATACCGACAATCCGACCATCACCCTTCAGGCCCAGCAAGCGGGCAAGACGGCGACTTACAGCTACAATTGGCTGGCGAACTGTAGCAGCCAGCCCACCAACACCGCTCCAACGGTGGCCAATGTGCTGGCTCCTCAGTCAGCTACCGTCGGAGAGGCATTCACTTATAGCATTCCAGCCAACACCTTTACCGATAAGGAAACACCCAACAGCCTGACCATCACCGTAGCTGGGCTCACCAATGGGCTGAGCTTCACCGCACCAACCACTATCTCGGGGACGCCTTCCACCACTGTGGGATCGCCCCTGACACTGACCGTCACGGCTACCGATGCCGGTGGGCTCGCTGTCAGCACACCAATGCTGCTGACTATCGTTCCCCAACCAGCTCCCACCAACACCGCCCCAACCGTGGCCAATGCCCTGGCTCCCCAGTCAGCTACCGTCGGGCAGGCATTCACTTATAGCATTCCAGCCAACACCTTTACCGATAAGGAAACACCCAACAGCCTGACCATCACCGTGGCCGGGCTCACCAACGGGCTGAGCTTCTCAGCACCCGCTACCATTTCGGGAACACCTTCTTCGACTGTGGGATCACCATTAACGCTGACCGTCACGGCTACTGATGCCGGTGGGCTATCCATCAGCACACCAATGCTGCTGACCATCGTTCCCCAACCAGCTCCCACCAACACCGCTCCAACGGTGGCCAATGCCCTGGCTCCCCAGTCAGCTACCGTCGGAGAGGCATTCACTTATAGCATTCCAAACAACACCTTTACCGATAAGGAAACACCCAACAGCCTGACCATCACCGTAGCTGGGCTCACCAATGGGCTGAGCTTCTCGGCACCCGCTACCATTTCGGGAACACCTTCTTCGACTGTGGGATCGCCCCTGACACTGACCGTCACGGCTACTGATGCTGGTGGACTCGCTGTCAGCACACCAATGCTGCTGACCATCGTTCCCCAACCAGCTCCCACCAACACCGCCCCAACCGTGGCCAATGCCCTGGCTCCCCAGTCAGCTACCGTCGGAGAGGCATTTACTTATAGCATTCCAGCCAACACTTTTACTGACAAGGAAACACCCAACAGCCTGACCATCACCGTGGCCGGACTCACCAATGGGCTGAGCTTCTCGGCACCCGCTACCATCTCGGGAACACCTTCTTCGACTGTGGGATCGCCCCTGACACTGACCGTCACGGCTACCGATGCCGGTGGGCTATCCATCAGCACACCAATGCGGCTGACTATTGCTCCGGCTACAGTCACCAACCCAACCCCCTTCACCATCACAGCCGTCAATACCCTGAGCTGTGTGGCCCTCTCCACTACTCAACGCCAAATCTCCTTCCAGCCCACTTACGCCGGTACCGATGCCACACCCATCACGCTCAGTTCAGTAGGCGCACTAGCCTCTACCACAGCCACAGGACCGTTCACCGTCCAGCTCTATACCGACAATCCGACCATCACCCTTCAGGCCCAGCAAGCGGGCAAGACGGCGACTTACAGCTACAATTGGCTGGCGAACTGTAGCAGCCAGCCCACCAACACCGCTCCAACGGTGGCCAATGCCCTGGCTCCCCAGTCGGCTACCGTCGGGCAGGCATTCACTTATAGCATTCCAGCCAGCACCTTTACCGATAAGGAAACACCCAACAGCCTGACCATCACCGTGGCCGGGCTCACCAATGGACTGAGCTTCACCGCACCAACCACTATCTCGGGAACACCTTCCACCACTGTGGGATCGCCATTAACGCTGACCGTCACGGCTACCGATGCCGGTGGGCTCGCTGTCAGCACACCAATGCTGCTGACCATCGTCCCCCAACCAGCACCGGTCAACACCGCTCCAACGGTGGCCAATGCCCTGACTCCCCAGTCGGCTACCGTCGGGCAGGCATTCACTTATAGCATTCCAGCCAACACCTTTACCGATAAGGAAACACCCAACAGCCTGACCATCACCGTGGCCGGACTCACCAATGGGCTGAGCTTCACCGCACCCGCTACCATTTCGGGAACACCTTCCACCACTGTGGGATCGCCATTAACGCTGACCGTCACGGCTACCGATGCCGGTGGGCTATCCATCAGCACACCAATGCGGCTGACTATTGCTCCGGCTACAGTCACCAACCCAACCCCCTTCACCATCACAGCCGTCAATACCCTGAGCTGTGTGGCCCTCTCCACTACTCAACGCCAAATCACCTTCCAGCCCATTTATAGTGGTTTGGATGGCAGTCCGGTGAGCTTCTCGGTCGTCAATGAGTTGGTGCCCACAACCCAGGCGGGACCCTATACGCTAAAGCTATATACGGATAATCCAACCGTTACTCTTCAGGCCCAACAGACAGACAAGACAGCGTCCTATAAATACAACTGGCTGGCAAATTGCGAAGCTGCGCCATCCAACACCGCCCCAACCGTAGCCCATGTGCTGGCTCCTCAGTCAGCTACCGTCGGGCAGGCATTCTCCTACAGCATTCCAGCCAACACCTTTACTGACAAGGAAACACCTAATAACTTAACCATCGCTGTAGCCGGGCTCACCAATGGGCTGAGCTTCTCAGCACCCGCTACCATTTCGGGTACGCCTTCCACCACTGTGGGATCGCCATTAACGCTGACCGTCACGGCTACTGATGCCGGTGGACTATCCATCAGCACACCAATGCGGCTGACCATCGTCCCCCAACCAGCACCGGTCAACACCGCCCCAACGGTGGCCAATGCCCTGGCTCCCCAGTCGGCTACCGTCGGAGAGGCATTCACTTATAGCATTCCAGCCAGCACCTTTACCGATAAGGAAACACCCAACAGCCTGACCATCACCGTAGCTGGACTCACCAATGGGCTGAGCTTCACCGCACCCGCTACCATCTCGGGGACGCCTTCCACCACTGTGGGATCGCCATTAACGCTGACCGTCACGGCTACCGATGCCGGTGGGCTCGCTGTCAGCACACCAATGCTGCTGACTATTGCTCCGGCTACAGTCACCAACCCAACCCCCTTCACCATCACAGCCGTCAATACCCTGAGCTGTGTGGCCCTCTCCACTACCCAGCGCCAAATCTCCTTCCAGCCCACTTACGCCGGTACCGATGCCACACCCATCACGCTCAGTTCAGTAGGCGCACTAGCCTCTACCACAGCCACAGGACCGTTCACCGTTCAGCTCTATACCGACAATCCGACCATCACCCTTCAGGCCCAGCAAGCGGGCAAGACGGCGACTTACAGCTACAATTGGCTGGCGAACTGTAGCAGCCAGCCCACCAACACCGCTCCAACGGTGGCCAATGCCCTGGCTCCCCAGTCGGCTACCGTCGGGCAGGCATTCTCCTACAGCATTCCACCCAACACCTTTACCGATAAGGAAACACCCAACAGCCTGACCATCACCGTAGCTGGGCTCACCAATGGACTCGCCTTCTCAGCACCCGCTACCATTTCGGGAACACCTTCTTCGACTGTGGGATCGCCCCTGACACTGACCGTCACGGCTACTGATGCTGGTGGACTCGCTGTCAGCACACCAATGCTGCTGACTATTGCTCCGGCTACAGTCACCAACCCAACCCCCTTCACCATCACAGCCGTCAATACCCTGAGCTGTGTGGCCCTCTCCACTACTCAACGCCAAATTACCTTCCAGCCCACTTATAGTGGTTTGGATGGCAGTCCGGTGAGCTTCTCGGTCGTTAATGAGCTGGTGCCCACAACCCAGGCGGGACCCTATACGCTAACGTTATATACGGATAATCCAACCGTTACTCTTCAGGCCCAACAGACAGACAAGACAGCGTCCTATAAATACAACTGGCTGGCAAATTGCGGAAACACAGAAGCACCGGTCAACACCGCCCCAACCGTGGCCAATGCCCTGGCTCCTCAGTCAGCTACCGTCGGAGAGGCATTCACTTATAGCATTCCAGCCAACACCTTTACCGATAAGGAAACACCCAACAGCCTGACCATCACCGTGGCCGGACTCACCAATGGGCTGAGCTTCACCGCACCAACCACTATCTCGGGAACACCTTCCACCACTGTGGGCTCGCCCCTGACACTGACCGTCACGGCTACTGATGCTGGTGGACTATCCATCAGCACACCAATGCTGCTGACCATCGTCCCCCAACCAGCACCGGTCAACACCGCTCCAACGGTGGCCAATGCCCTGGCTCCTCAGTCGGCTACCGTCGGGCAGGCATTCACTTATAGCATTCCAAACAACACCTTTACCGATAAGGAAACACCTAATAGCTTAACCATCGCTGTAGCCGGACTCACCAATGGGCTGAGCTTCTCCGCACCCGCTACCATTTCGGGTACGCCTTCCACCACTGTGGGATCACCATTAACGCTGACCGTCACGGCTACCGATGCCGGTGGGCTATCCATCAGCACACCAATGCGGCTGACCATCGTTCCGGCTACAGTCACCAACCCAACCCCCTTCACCATCACAGCCGTCAATACCCTGAGCTGTGTGGCCCTCTCCACTACCCAGCGCCAAATCACCTTCCAGCCCATTTATAGTGGTTTGGATGGCAGTCCGGTGAGCTTCTCGGTCGTCAATGAGTTGGTGCCCACAACCCAGGCGGGACCCTATACGCTAAAGCTATATACGGATAATCCAACCGTTACTCTTCAGGCCCAACAGACAGACAAGACAGCGTCCTATAAATACAACTGGCTGGCAAGTTGCGGAGCCAATTCGGCACCAGGCAATTCGGCCCCAACCGCTGCAAGTGCGATCACAGTTGCTGTCACGCCAGGATCGTGCGATCCCACAACAGATCACTATTCAATTACAGGTGCGATTAATCTAACGGCAGCGACTGCGGGCACATTACTGGTAACAGATGGGACTTCCACAACAGTCGTAACCATACTTGATGGGCAAACACTTGCGCGGTTTACACTGGCAGGTCTACCTTCCGGCACAGGGTCCCATACGGTCACTATCACAGGCACTGACTACCCAACAGCCAGCACGACCTATATCGCTCCAGAGTCATGCGCCATAGGAATTACTACCAGCGCCACTGCGGGAGCATGTAATGCACTCTCAAATCAATATGACGTATCGGGGGTACTTTCGCTGACGAATGCCCAGAACGGCATAGCGACGATTACGGATGGAGTTTATTCCACTACGGTATCCGTTTCGGCCGGAAACGTATCGATTCCTTATTCGCTAACAGGTTTATTGAGCGGAACGGGCGGGCACACAATCACGGTAGATTATCTATCTCAGATCGTTAGCACTACCTATACTGCCCCAGAAGCCTGTACGGTAAGTGCGGTCTGTTCACTTACAACCGTAGTGACGCCGGGTGCGTGTGAAAACGTGACCAACACGTATTCAGCTACCGCAGTGGTTAGCCTAAGTAATTCAACAACAGGCATTGTTACCGTCACCAACGGAATCCAAAGCTTTACGTTCGCGGCTACGGTTACTCCCTCGGCTACATTCACTGCTGTGTTTGATGGCCTTCTTTCCGATGGCAACAGCCATACAATTGTTGCCAGTTTACCGAATTGCTCTACACTGACAACAACTTATACGGCCCCAGGCAGTTGTACTCAGGTAGCAGGCTCACAGCTAAGCCTCTTCAAACAGGTCGACAAATCCAAGGCCTATATGGGCGATACGCTGTCGTATACATTGATTTTAACGAACATTGGCTCTACAGCAGCAACGAATGTAGTGGTTCGAGACTCAGCAACAACAGGACTGACGTATGTAGCCAATTCAGCAACAGCGCCTGTTGGCACTACCTTTACAACAGGAGTAACCACAAATACCTGGCTTATTGCTACCCTAAGCCCTGCACAAAGCCTCACCCTGACGCTGAAAGCAAAGGCCGATAGCACAGGTATTCTGCATAGCACAGCAACGATTCCTGGAGATACGGCAACCGTTTGTACCACCATACCAGTCAAAGTCTGCGCTGGCGATGAGTATCTCTACCGATTAACAGCACCGCTAGGATACGCTACCTACCAATGGTATAAAGATGGGCAGGCCATTCTGGGAGCAACCACCAATAGTCTTGACGTATCGACTCCAGGCTCTTATAGTCTGGCTGTTGATAATGCCATCGGCCAATGTCCTGACTTCAGTTGCTGTCCGTTTATCGTTGAAGAAGATAGTCTACCCACCTTCCAGGCTATAGCCATTCCGGCTACCTGTATCGGTAACAAGCCACAAACAAATGCTCAACTTGTTCTTAGTAACGTCCAGACAGGTTATACCTATCAGTACTCGGCAGGAGCCACATTCGACGAAGCAGCTCCTTTATCAGGATCGGCGCAGGTAATTCCGGTGGGTGGGACGATTGCCAGTAATCTACCTAGTCCGGCCGTAGCGCAGGCTTATACAATTCGGGTCTATAATTCGTCGGGCTGTTATACGGATGTAACAGTGCTCTTACAACCCACCGTATGTGGCTGTCCGGCCGAAATTTGTGTTCCATTCGTGATTCAGCAAACCAAACGCGGGCCCCGAATTGGCGATGCCCGATAG